One window of the Pieris brassicae chromosome 4, ilPieBrab1.1, whole genome shotgun sequence genome contains the following:
- the LOC123708845 gene encoding folliculin-interacting protein 2 isoform X5 → MTLKGFYGDQSSYSTLGSNIDFYPVMENWDGNTQEYSFSSSSVLSSSGSLRRRTSQSLATRFDLSTSLRVPTISTISTDSQVYSNSSSRTNDSLASCPPSRRRKLGLALLITVSESADVDVIRRCVEHSNQLQSLVCRLRLATLRAGSGNKFVSTLYKATEDAAKWLSDLMYGVRLQPLWSNLVTSDTRQSNKIAECIVSDLCSVIAFGDTKTTNFFISTLLTHVLTHHLGWVTTVSPYDAVVPTKLSKGDYKRPYNALWAQLGDLCGSIGFPPRTARTIVAGSANTPFINRLLSVLTYFVRCGDVKRNDFLYEDCAQGSKVTLVDSRTFETEVSSTVRGVNDNDENLTVNTSSDSRLAIADGLKKSTTLTNLSHKLSNPETSSKSEAGQMRRNPSIMITLGGSTDSSQKSSLTEESELEKKVVFVLGDDEKLVGLKNKSVDGKSVKRSSKVHNEPVNVDLPEKTNCDKSCEKKPLDGSSKCCSLTLEHSKPIKHSGFKFEFDKYPQIVTNYMKSKNLEILDRHYIGKPGNLKLDNFQFDPTIIPPIQEERCEACYKCQMMESLLQTPTNASEMEYMNDMPRQELQYAKETVTQESQREISPKTFVRKRKENTVIINVKKNEDAQIESLRHENASLSTSPNLKESSQSKLQARVMSATKVSRAKKERVDVKQVIEFPLPVINSVNKLNTGFDVSLLGGVTDHYVPDLVLQGTLANPKVWEADLRRELDLTLYLNKTLDSPMQAVAIVGDTNNWEVRILGRDCGCGGLSPLVGGMLDAIPAMRMARVPAHQCLLFLESKLREFCVLSKTLADMLMSTDFCDISTLTTSLNIDVNDVPLLLAVASTHTPQVATRYGITYR, encoded by the exons GTATACAGTAATAGTTCAAGTAGGACGAATGACAGCCTCGCTTCGTGTCCGCCATCTAGAAGACGGAAACTGGGCCTCGCGTTGCTGATCACAGTATCTGAGAGTGCTGATGT GGACGTAATACGACGGTGTGTGGAGCATTCAAACCAGCTCCAATCCTTGGTGTGCCGATTGCGGCTGGCTACTTTAAGAGCTGGATCTGGGAACAAATTCGTTTCGACATTGTATAAGGCCACTGAAGACGCAGCGAAATG GTTGTCGGATCTAATGTATGGTGTACGATTGCAGCCACTATGGTCAAACCTCGTTACAAGTGACACGAGGCAGTCAAATAAAATCGCTGAGTGCATAGTGTCAGACCTCTGTTCGGTGATCGCCTTTGGAGACACAAAGACCACTAATTT TTTCATCAGCACCTTACTAACACATGTGCTGACACATCATCTCGGCTGGGTGACTACAGTCAGCCCTTACGATGCCGTCGTTCCCACAAAACTTTCAAAAGGGGATTACAAAAGGCCATATAACGCGTTATGGGCACAATTAGGAGATCTCTGTGGAAGCATTGGCTTTCCACCTCGAACTGCAAGGACTATTGTGGCCGGTTCTGCAAATACACCATTTATCAATAGACTCTTAAGTGTTCTTACCTATTTCGTGAGGTGCGGTGATGTGAAACGAAACGATTTTCTATATGAAGACTGTGCGCAAGGTAGTAAAGTTACGTTAGTTGACTCTCGGACTTTTGAAACCGAGGTTTCGAGTACAGTGCGTGGTGTGAATGATAATGATGAAAACTTAACAGTGAATACGTCAAGCGATAGTCGGTTGGCTATCGCAGATGGtcttaaaaaatctacaaCACTCACTAATTTAAGTCACAAGCTCTCTAACCCAGAAACCAGTTCAAAGAGTGAGGCGGGCCAGATGCGAAGAAATCCATCTATCATGATCACTCTGGGAGGGTCGACAGATTCGAGTCAAAAATCCTCGTTAACAGAAGAAAGTGAACTCGAGAAGAAAGTAGTTTTTGTTCTAGGAGACGATGAAAAATTAGTAGGCTTGAAGAATAAATCGGTTGACGGGAAAAGTGTGAAGAGATCGTCTAAAGTGCACAACGAACCAGTCAACGTAGACCTTccagaaaaaacaaattgtgATAAAAGTTGCGAGAAGAAACCACTAGACGGTTCATCCAAATGCTGCAGCCTAACACTTGAACATTCCAAACCCATTAAACATTCCGGTTTTAAGTTTGAGTTCGATAAGTATCCTCAAATAGTGACCAACTACATGAAGAGCAAGAACTTGGAGATTTTAGATAGACATTATATAGGCAAGCCGGGAAATTTGAAGTTGGACAATTTCCAGTTCGACCCCACTATAATCCCGCCAATACAAGAAGAGAGATGTGAGGCTTGCTACAAGTGCCAGATGATGGAATCTCTACTGCAGACACCTACTAACGCCTCTGAAATGGAGTACATGAACGACATGCCCCGGCAGGAGCTCCAATACGCGAAGGAAACAGTCACGCAGGAGAGTCAGCGAGAGATCTCTCCGAAAACATTTGTTcggaaaagaaaagaaaatactgTCATTATAAACGTAAAGAAAAACGAAGATGCACAGATAGAATCATTACGTCATGAAAACGCGAGCTTATCAACATCGCCGAACTTAAAGGAATCTTCGCAAAGCAAACTGCAGGCCAGAGTGATGTCTGCAACGAAGGTTTCACGTGCGAAGAAAGAAAGAGTGGATGTGAAACAAGTGATAGAGTTTCCACTTCCTGTCATAAATTCAGTGAACAAACTGAACACTGGGTTTGATGTCTCCCTTCTTGGCGGAGTCACAGATCATTATGTACctgatttagttttacaaG GGACTCTAGCGAATCCCAAAGTCTGGGAAGCTGATTTGCGGAGGGAGCTGGACTTGACTTTGTACCTGAATAAGACTTTGGACTCGCCAATGCAAGCGGTGGCCATCGTTGGCGATACTAACAATTG ggaAGTGCGTATATTAGGTAGGGATTGTGGCTGTGGTGGTTTATCACCACTGGTTGGCGGAATGTTGGACGCGATACCCGCAATGCGCATGGCGAGGGTACCCGCACATCAG tGTCTCCTCTTCCTTGAGAGCAAACTTCGGGAATTCTGCGTTTTGTCCAAAACCCTCGCAGATATGCTTATGTCAACCGACTTTTGTGACATCAGTACGCTTACCACATCACTCAATATTGATGTTAATGATGTGCCGTTGTTGTTGGCTGTGGCGAGTACGCATACACCACAAGTGGCCACGCGATATGGAATCACATATAGGTAG
- the LOC123708845 gene encoding folliculin-interacting protein 2 isoform X6: MENWDGNTQEYSFSSSSVLSSSGSLRRRTSQSLATRFDLSTSLRVPTISTISTDSQVYSNSSSRTNDSLASCPPSRRRKLGLALLITVSESADVDVIRRCVEHSNQLQSLVCRLRLATLRAGSGNKFVSTLYKATEDAAKWLSDLMYGVRLQPLWSNLVTSDTRQSNKIAECIVSDLCSVIAFGDTKTTNFFISTLLTHVLTHHLGWVTTVSPYDAVVPTKLSKGDYKRPYNALWAQLGDLCGSIGFPPRTARTIVAGSANTPFINRLLSVLTYFVRCGDVKRNDFLYEDCAQGSKVTLVDSRTFETEVSSTVRGVNDNDENLTVNTSSDSRLAIADGLKKSTTLTNLSHKLSNPETSSKSEAGQMRRNPSIMITLGGSTDSSQKSSLTEESELEKKVVFVLGDDEKLVGLKNKSVDGKSVKRSSKVHNEPVNVDLPEKTNCDKSCEKKPLDGSSKCCSLTLEHSKPIKHSGFKFEFDKYPQIVTNYMKSKNLEILDRHYIGKPGNLKLDNFQFDPTIIPPIQEERCEACYKCQMMESLLQTPTNASEMEYMNDMPRQELQYAKETVTQESQREISPKTFVRKRKENTVIINVKKNEDAQIESLRHENASLSTSPNLKESSQSKLQARVMSATKVSRAKKERVDVKQVIEFPLPVINSVNKLNTGFDVSLLGGVTDHYVPDLVLQGTLANPKVWEADLRRELDLTLYLNKTLDSPMQAVAIVGDTNNWEVRILGRDCGCGGLSPLVGGMLDAIPAMRMARVPAHQCLLFLESKLREFCVLSKTLADMLMSTDFCDISTLTTSLNIDVNDVPLLLAVASTHTPQVATRYGITYR, encoded by the exons GTATACAGTAATAGTTCAAGTAGGACGAATGACAGCCTCGCTTCGTGTCCGCCATCTAGAAGACGGAAACTGGGCCTCGCGTTGCTGATCACAGTATCTGAGAGTGCTGATGT GGACGTAATACGACGGTGTGTGGAGCATTCAAACCAGCTCCAATCCTTGGTGTGCCGATTGCGGCTGGCTACTTTAAGAGCTGGATCTGGGAACAAATTCGTTTCGACATTGTATAAGGCCACTGAAGACGCAGCGAAATG GTTGTCGGATCTAATGTATGGTGTACGATTGCAGCCACTATGGTCAAACCTCGTTACAAGTGACACGAGGCAGTCAAATAAAATCGCTGAGTGCATAGTGTCAGACCTCTGTTCGGTGATCGCCTTTGGAGACACAAAGACCACTAATTT TTTCATCAGCACCTTACTAACACATGTGCTGACACATCATCTCGGCTGGGTGACTACAGTCAGCCCTTACGATGCCGTCGTTCCCACAAAACTTTCAAAAGGGGATTACAAAAGGCCATATAACGCGTTATGGGCACAATTAGGAGATCTCTGTGGAAGCATTGGCTTTCCACCTCGAACTGCAAGGACTATTGTGGCCGGTTCTGCAAATACACCATTTATCAATAGACTCTTAAGTGTTCTTACCTATTTCGTGAGGTGCGGTGATGTGAAACGAAACGATTTTCTATATGAAGACTGTGCGCAAGGTAGTAAAGTTACGTTAGTTGACTCTCGGACTTTTGAAACCGAGGTTTCGAGTACAGTGCGTGGTGTGAATGATAATGATGAAAACTTAACAGTGAATACGTCAAGCGATAGTCGGTTGGCTATCGCAGATGGtcttaaaaaatctacaaCACTCACTAATTTAAGTCACAAGCTCTCTAACCCAGAAACCAGTTCAAAGAGTGAGGCGGGCCAGATGCGAAGAAATCCATCTATCATGATCACTCTGGGAGGGTCGACAGATTCGAGTCAAAAATCCTCGTTAACAGAAGAAAGTGAACTCGAGAAGAAAGTAGTTTTTGTTCTAGGAGACGATGAAAAATTAGTAGGCTTGAAGAATAAATCGGTTGACGGGAAAAGTGTGAAGAGATCGTCTAAAGTGCACAACGAACCAGTCAACGTAGACCTTccagaaaaaacaaattgtgATAAAAGTTGCGAGAAGAAACCACTAGACGGTTCATCCAAATGCTGCAGCCTAACACTTGAACATTCCAAACCCATTAAACATTCCGGTTTTAAGTTTGAGTTCGATAAGTATCCTCAAATAGTGACCAACTACATGAAGAGCAAGAACTTGGAGATTTTAGATAGACATTATATAGGCAAGCCGGGAAATTTGAAGTTGGACAATTTCCAGTTCGACCCCACTATAATCCCGCCAATACAAGAAGAGAGATGTGAGGCTTGCTACAAGTGCCAGATGATGGAATCTCTACTGCAGACACCTACTAACGCCTCTGAAATGGAGTACATGAACGACATGCCCCGGCAGGAGCTCCAATACGCGAAGGAAACAGTCACGCAGGAGAGTCAGCGAGAGATCTCTCCGAAAACATTTGTTcggaaaagaaaagaaaatactgTCATTATAAACGTAAAGAAAAACGAAGATGCACAGATAGAATCATTACGTCATGAAAACGCGAGCTTATCAACATCGCCGAACTTAAAGGAATCTTCGCAAAGCAAACTGCAGGCCAGAGTGATGTCTGCAACGAAGGTTTCACGTGCGAAGAAAGAAAGAGTGGATGTGAAACAAGTGATAGAGTTTCCACTTCCTGTCATAAATTCAGTGAACAAACTGAACACTGGGTTTGATGTCTCCCTTCTTGGCGGAGTCACAGATCATTATGTACctgatttagttttacaaG GGACTCTAGCGAATCCCAAAGTCTGGGAAGCTGATTTGCGGAGGGAGCTGGACTTGACTTTGTACCTGAATAAGACTTTGGACTCGCCAATGCAAGCGGTGGCCATCGTTGGCGATACTAACAATTG ggaAGTGCGTATATTAGGTAGGGATTGTGGCTGTGGTGGTTTATCACCACTGGTTGGCGGAATGTTGGACGCGATACCCGCAATGCGCATGGCGAGGGTACCCGCACATCAG tGTCTCCTCTTCCTTGAGAGCAAACTTCGGGAATTCTGCGTTTTGTCCAAAACCCTCGCAGATATGCTTATGTCAACCGACTTTTGTGACATCAGTACGCTTACCACATCACTCAATATTGATGTTAATGATGTGCCGTTGTTGTTGGCTGTGGCGAGTACGCATACACCACAAGTGGCCACGCGATATGGAATCACATATAGGTAG